A single genomic interval of Astyanax mexicanus isolate ESR-SI-001 chromosome 4, AstMex3_surface, whole genome shotgun sequence harbors:
- the zgc:110269 gene encoding probable flap endonuclease 1 homolog isoform X2 produces MGITKLADLIRNEARSSVSHKEIGDYTGKVIALDTSIVVNQFRSAVPGLPYSPLLGLFYRTLTFLEHDIKPVFVFDGKPPNQKRAVLEKRAQSAGWNSSYRSNTVSTKTQEFLRLVQLMGMPFIMAPADGEALCAHLVRGGVVDAVASEDMDTLAFGGTTLLRQLNAKRDSEVTEYSLPKLLETLQLTQEEFVDLCILLGCDYCDKITGLGPSRALKLIQQHRTIEHVKQNVNKKTHPVPLAWQYQAARRLFLEPPQADTPDLAWSDPDEEGLVKFLCVEKNLKEEKVRGRMEKYRQTLSKRRKEREEAKKEGRTRQSRMEEFFRVTRKRPSADTALSSSSSGSGSKSVKKAKRK; encoded by the exons ATGGGAATCACAAAACTGGCAGATTTAATTCGGAATGAAGCTCGTAGTTCTGTTTCTCACAAGGAAATCGGAGATTATACCG GAAAGGTTATCGCTCTCGATACTTCCATTGTTGTGAACCAGTTTCGCTCAGCTGTGCCCGGTCTGCCATACAG TCCTCTACTCGGCCTGTTCTACCGCACCCTTACTTTCCTTGAACATGACATCAAGCCGGTCTTCGTGTTTGACGGGAAGCCGCCCAATCAGAAGAGAGCTGTG CTGGAGAAAAGAGCTCAGAGCGCCGGCTGGAACAGCTCCTATCGCTCCAACACCG TGTCCACCAAAACCCAGGAATTCCTCCGTCTCGTGCAGCTGATGGGAATGCCCTTTATCATG GCTCCTGCAGATGGTGAGGCGCTGTGTGCTCACCTGGTCAGAGGTGGGGTGGTGGACGCTGTGGCCTCTGAGGACATGGACACGCTGGCGTTCGGAGGTACCACCCTTCTACGCCAGCTCAACGCCAAGAGAGACAG TGAGGTCACAGAATACTCCTTACCAAAACTACTGGAAACTTTGCAGCTCACACAGGAAGAG TTTGTAGATCTGTGTATATTACTGGGCTGTGATTACTGTGATAAGATAACAGGACTGGGTCCAAGCCGAGCCCTGAAGCTGATCCAACAGCACAGAACCATAGAGCATGTGAAGCAGAACGTCAACAAAAAG ACTCACCCGGTTCCTTTAGCCTGGCAGTACCAGGCTGCCCGCAGGCTGTTTTTGGAGCCACCTCAGGCTGATACCCCTGATCTGGCCTGGAGTGATCCAGATGAGGAAGGCCTGGTGAAGTTCCTGTGTGTGGAGaaaaacttaaa GGAGGAGAAGGTTCGAGGAAGAATGGAGAAGTATCGTCAGACTCTTAGCAAACGGAGGAAAGAAAGGGAGGAGGCGAAGAAAGAAGGAAGAACCAGACAGTCACGTATGGAGGAATTCTTTCGAGTGACACGAAAGAGACCG TCTGCAGATACCGCGCTGTCAAGTTCCAGCTCCGGCTCCGGTTCCAAATCGGTAAAGAAAGCAAAGAGGAAATAA
- the zgc:110269 gene encoding probable flap endonuclease 1 homolog isoform X1: MGITKLADLIRSEAPGSISHKEIGDYTGKVIALDTSIVVNQFRSAVPGLPYSPLLGLFYRTLTFLEHDIKPVFVFDGKPPNQKRAVLEKRAQSAGWNSSYRSNTVSTKTQEFLRLVQLMGMPFIMAPADGEALCAHLVRGGVVDAVASEDMDTLAFGGTTLLRQLNAKRDSEVTEYSLPKLLETLQLTQEEFVDLCILLGCDYCDKITGLGPSRALKLIQQHRTIEHVKQNVNKKTHPVPLAWQYQAARRLFLEPPQADTPDLAWSDPDEEGLVKFLCVEKNLKEEKVRGRMEKYRQTLSKRRKEREEAKKEGRTRQSRMEEFFRVTRKRPSADTALSSSSSGSGSKSVKKAKRK, translated from the exons ATGGGAATCACTAAACTGGCAGATTTAATTCGGAGTGAAGCTCCTGGTTCTATTTCTCACAAGGAAATCGGAGATTACACCG GAAAGGTTATCGCTCTCGATACTTCCATTGTTGTGAACCAGTTTCGCTCAGCTGTGCCCGGTCTGCCATACAG TCCTCTACTCGGCCTGTTCTACCGCACCCTTACTTTCCTTGAACATGACATCAAGCCGGTCTTCGTGTTTGACGGGAAGCCGCCCAATCAGAAGAGAGCTGTG CTGGAGAAAAGAGCTCAGAGCGCCGGCTGGAACAGCTCCTATCGCTCCAACACCG TGTCCACCAAAACCCAGGAATTCCTCCGTCTCGTGCAGCTGATGGGAATGCCCTTTATCATG GCTCCTGCAGATGGTGAGGCGCTGTGTGCTCACCTGGTCAGAGGTGGGGTGGTGGACGCTGTGGCCTCTGAGGACATGGACACGCTGGCGTTCGGAGGTACCACCCTTCTACGCCAGCTCAACGCCAAGAGAGACAG TGAGGTCACAGAATACTCCTTACCAAAACTACTGGAAACTTTGCAGCTCACACAGGAAGAG TTTGTAGATCTGTGTATATTACTGGGCTGTGATTACTGTGATAAGATAACAGGACTGGGTCCAAGCCGAGCCCTGAAGCTGATCCAACAGCACAGAACCATAGAGCATGTGAAGCAGAACGTCAACAAAAAG ACTCACCCGGTTCCTTTAGCCTGGCAGTACCAGGCTGCCCGCAGGCTGTTTTTGGAGCCACCTCAGGCTGATACCCCTGATCTGGCCTGGAGTGATCCAGATGAGGAAGGCCTGGTGAAGTTCCTGTGTGTGGAGaaaaacttaaa GGAGGAGAAGGTTCGAGGAAGAATGGAGAAGTATCGTCAGACTCTTAGCAAACGGAGGAAAGAAAGGGAGGAGGCGAAGAAAGAAGGAAGAACCAGACAGTCACGTATGGAGGAATTCTTTCGAGTGACACGAAAGAGACCG TCTGCAGATACCGCGCTGTCAAGTTCCAGCTCCGGCTCCGGTTCCAAATCGGTAAAGAAAGCAAAGAGGAAATAA